One region of Eupeodes corollae chromosome 1, idEupCoro1.1, whole genome shotgun sequence genomic DNA includes:
- the LOC129940969 gene encoding uncharacterized protein LOC129940969, producing the protein MSNMALNDKKRKFEPITQIELNDEPDEEYSLERALAFIGFGKVHFEILFVCGLVVLGIINETIASSLVVLSSQCDFETTPLDRAIMNTSVFAGMYPEKLFDLRRISTTFKTRNLN; encoded by the exons ATGAGTAATATGGCCCTAAACGATAAAAAGCGCAAATTTGAACCAATTACTCAAATTGAGCTCAACGATGAACCCGATGAAGAATATTCCCTTGAACGCGCTCTCGCTTTCATTG GATTTGGAAAAGtgcattttgaaatactatTTGTATGCGGATTAGTCGTCCTAGGAATTATCAACGAAACAATTGCTTCGTCCCTTGTAGTCCTCAGTTCACAATGCGATTTTGAAACTACTCCACTGGACAGAGCCATAATGAATACATCTGTCTTCGCTGGTATGTACCCGGAAAAACTTTTTGACCTCCGAAGGATTTCAACAACTTTCAaaacaagaaatttaaattaa